The DNA segment CCGTAACGACACTAGTTACACCATGTTGCAGTACGACTTTTGAGAATTCTTTTGGTGTTAGCAACGAACTTTCAATATGCACATGTCCGTCAATAAACCCTGGTACAATAACTTTATTTTGAGCATCAATTGTTTCAACTCCGTCATATGAGCCTATTCCAACAATCATACCTTCTGTTATCGCAATATCTCCACTCATAAATTCTCCCGTAAATACGTTTACGATCGTTCCATTTTTAACAACTAGATCAGCTGGTATTTTTTTTGCTGCTACTTTGATTCTTTTTTCCAATGTTCCAGTTTCTACATTTCTCAAATAAATTGCCCCCTTGTAACGTATACACTATTTCGCTTTTATATTCTTCCAATAATACACTAGCAAGGTTTAAACACAACTTTTATTTCTAATTTTTCTTACTGTTTTTTTACTTGTTCTTCTTAAATAAGTGTTAGCATTTACAAGTTTTTCTCAATGGATTATGCTAGAATGTAAGCTAAGGATAGGAAATGTGAGGAATCTATATGAGCAAGTTTAATGAAATTTTTTTAGATCTTGAAGCAGCTATTTTAAATCAGCGATTTATTTCAGGCGATCTTTTACCTAGTGAAAATGAATTAGTCAAAACCTACAATGTTTCCCGTGAAACAATTCGAAAAGCTCTAAATTTACTTCTAGAAAAAGGGTATATACAAAAAATACAAGGCAAAGGCTCTATTGTTTTAGATATTAAACGCTTCGATTTTCCTGTATCAGGGTTGACCAGTTACAAAGAACTCCAAGATGCACAAAATATGAATAGTCAAACAATTGTGGTATCAAATAACTTACTACCTGTTTCAGAAGAGTTAGCAAATCACTTAAATCTTTCTGTAGGTACTCCTGTTTTGTATCTTGAACGATTAAGAAAAGTACATGGAGAAGTGGTTATCATTGATAAGGATTATTTATTAACTTCTATTATTCCAAGTATCCCGAATGAAGCAGCTGAAGATTCGTTGTACCATTATATTGAACAAACATTGGGTTTGTCTATCGGGTATGCTCAAAAAGAAATAACGGTAGATCCTATTACCGAAGAAGATAAGCGATTGATGAATTTACAAGAAGATACCCATGTTGTAGTTGTGCGAAGCGATGTCTACTTAGAAGATACAACCCTATTTCAGCATACCGAATCTCGTCATCGTTTGGATCGCTTTCGATTTGTCGATTTTGCTAGACGCCGAAATTCTCTTTAGGTAGAACCCAGACTCTATAGGCAAAACTATTCAATTTTTTGAAACCAGTATGAATAGCACACAAAAACGCTTAGGTTTATAAACCTAAGCGTTTTTGTGTATGATTCTTTTTGTTCAAGCTCTGCTAGACTACTGATCAAATTTCAGTTACTTTAAATCTCAAAACGGTCTTTAATTTTTCAGTGGCCGTTCTTCTAGCATCTGAAATATAAATTTCCTTATGTGTTTTTTCTGCCCTCTTCAGATTATTCTGTGAACAATACTGTTCCATCAAATCGAATGTTTCTGATTCATTATCATAACTGCCAATATGCATGGATT comes from the Carnobacterium sp. 17-4 genome and includes:
- the treR gene encoding trehalose operon repressor, which encodes MSKFNEIFLDLEAAILNQRFISGDLLPSENELVKTYNVSRETIRKALNLLLEKGYIQKIQGKGSIVLDIKRFDFPVSGLTSYKELQDAQNMNSQTIVVSNNLLPVSEELANHLNLSVGTPVLYLERLRKVHGEVVIIDKDYLLTSIIPSIPNEAAEDSLYHYIEQTLGLSIGYAQKEITVDPITEEDKRLMNLQEDTHVVVVRSDVYLEDTTLFQHTESRHRLDRFRFVDFARRRNSL